The nucleotide window GTCGGACCCGAAGCTGATGCGGTACAAGTTCATGTACCTGCACGGGCGGAAGCCGATCCAGTTCACGCCCGACGAGGCGGACAACGTGAAGGTGAACCTCCAGACCGGCGGGCTGCTGCTGGTGGACGCCGCGTGCAACGACATCAAGCAGTGGCGGGCGTTCGACAAGTCGTTCCGCGATTCGATGGCCAAAATGTTCCCGGACCAGAAGCTCACGACCATTCCGTTCGCGAACGAGCCGCTGTTCGATTTGGCGAAGCAAGCGGGTCTGAACCTGGGGAGCGTAAAGTGCCGCCGCGAGAACGCAGAGGGCACGGGCGCCGAGCGGGAGCTGCGCAACTACCCGGTGCTGCTCGAGGGCATCAAGATCGACGAGCAGATCGTGGACGGGAAGAAGGTGGGCGGCCGGTGGGCGGTGATTTACAGCAAGTACGACATCGGCTGCGCGATCGAGGGGCACAAGTCCGCGGAGTGCCTCGGGCACGATAAGGAGAGCGCCCTCCGCATCGCCAGCGCGGTCGCGCTGTACTCTCTGCGGCGGTAGAGCGCGTTATGGCTTTGGAGAGGCGTCTCAGGTGGGGAACGGCACACAAGCACGTTGAAGATCGTTGTCGTTTGCCGGTTGTTTATCGTCGAATGACGGTACGGGGTGGTGGTACTAAGTGACCGAGCGAGTGTGCCTACCACGCCCCTGTTTGCGGATGAAAGCCGGGAACCTTCCAAGGGCGAGGGCAATATTGCCGCCGACAAGCCACGCCCACGCCACAATGGGGAAAACATATCGCATCGCTCCCAGGTCGGAGGCGGGCAAGCAGAGCATAACGGCAAGGAATCCGGCGCCGAAGGTCGCGAAGACGACTACCTCCAGGAAGGTAATATCGTAGTGGACCCGAACACAGTCCGGTCCGGCTTCGGCACTGAGCCGCCCCCAACTGATGGGCACGAGAAGGTTCCAGTTAGACACGAACCGGAAGAACCCTCCCTCGAAGGTGATGCATCCAGGCTCGCGCCGTAATGCGCGGGCAGACTGCTCGGCAAGACCCGCGGCGAGTCGGTCAAGAACCTGCTCGGGATTTCCCCCAGCTTCTGGCGAAAGGATAACTGTCCCGCGCCAACTTAGTGGTAGCATTCGTTTCCTCCACAAATTCGGTCTTCAAAACCATACAGACGGAGATGCCTGTACCGCAAAGGCACAAAATCGTGTAAGCCGACACTGCAACCGCTCCGGCTTCTTCGTCATCCGCGGGCCGGTTCTGAAAAGCGTCCGGCGCGGAACAACGTGATGTCGTGTTTCGTGCAACCGGTCTGTGCTAGATCGGCAAGCACCTCGCCGACCGCGCTGGCGAACTTGAACCCGTGCCCCGAGAACCCGCACGCGACAACTACGTGCGGGGAATCGGGGTGCGTGTCGATCACAAAGTGCCGATCCGGTGTGACCGTGTACATGCACACCTGCCCCTTCTTCAGTGTGCCGAGTCCCGGTAAGAACTCGTCGATCAGCGGGCGCAGTGCCGACACGTCTGCGTCTGCCAGGTTCCAGTCCACGCCGTCCGGGTTGGGGAGTTCGGGCGCTCCGTAGTGTCGGGCCACCTTGAGCCCGTTCGGGTCGATTGCGGGGAGGCCGTAAAACGGCGCGCCGGGAACGTCCGCGATGAAAAGTGGGAACGTGTCGCGCCGGAAGAGGGGCGCTCGCGAGCCGATGTCGAACCACAAAAGTGTCTGACGCATAACGCGCAGAGGAACCCCGATGTCCGCGAGCAGTTTTGTGGCCCACGCGCCCGCCGTCACGATCAGCTTTGCCGCATGGTAAGTGCCCCGGTCCGTCGTCACTTCAATGCCGCTGCCGGTGACTTTCCACGCACGAACGGGCTCTTCGGCGCGGATCTCGGCACCGCATTCCACGGCCATGTCGAGGTGAGCGCGCACGCACTCCTCGACGTACAAGAAGCCCGCGGCCCGTTCGACCACGCCGCGGTACTCGGCCGGGAACCGGAACGCCGGGTAGCGGCGGTTAATCTCGGCGCCGTTTAGCTCCTCGGCGACGAGGTTGTGCGTCCGCACGGAGGCGCGCACGCCCTCAACGTGTTCGCTCCCCGGCGGGCCGGCGTTCAGGCACTCGCACTCCGTCAGCAGGTGCTGCTCGGTGAGTTGCTCCAGTTCGTACCACCGCTCGAACGCCCGCCGCGCGAGCGGCACGTAGGCCGGGTGCTCGGCGTAGGCGGTGCGGATGATGCGCGTGTGTCCGTGCGAACTGCCGCGGTCGTGGACAAGCGCGAACTGCTCCAACCCGAGCACCTTGAGCCCGCGCCGGGCCAACTCGAAGCACGCGGCCGATCCCATGCCGCCGGCACCGAGCACGATCACGTCGAACGATTGCGACACGGGCGGCTACCTTTCTTTGTGAACCCACGCACGGAGTTGTGCGAGTCGCGTGGCGTCATATTTGGCCGCGCCGGCGGCTTTC belongs to Gemmata obscuriglobus and includes:
- the solA gene encoding N-methyl-L-tryptophan oxidase; its protein translation is MSQSFDVIVLGAGGMGSAACFELARRGLKVLGLEQFALVHDRGSSHGHTRIIRTAYAEHPAYVPLARRAFERWYELEQLTEQHLLTECECLNAGPPGSEHVEGVRASVRTHNLVAEELNGAEINRRYPAFRFPAEYRGVVERAAGFLYVEECVRAHLDMAVECGAEIRAEEPVRAWKVTGSGIEVTTDRGTYHAAKLIVTAGAWATKLLADIGVPLRVMRQTLLWFDIGSRAPLFRRDTFPLFIADVPGAPFYGLPAIDPNGLKVARHYGAPELPNPDGVDWNLADADVSALRPLIDEFLPGLGTLKKGQVCMYTVTPDRHFVIDTHPDSPHVVVACGFSGHGFKFASAVGEVLADLAQTGCTKHDITLFRAGRFSEPARG